A genomic segment from Thermincola ferriacetica encodes:
- a CDS encoding metallophosphoesterase family protein → MAKVSFIHASDIHLGHRQFNLEQRFQDFGLAFKQVVDTALARKVDFVLIGGDFFHKRAIDAETLRQAMELLTPLKEAGIPVVAIEGNHDKAFYQEKSSWLNLLNALGYIKLLKPVYRDGKVALAGWDREEGGCILEEQGIRIIGLGYLGATTAQRLEEIAGELAFWAGDKGEKPFTVLLLHAAVDRMLGQDLGGVKKEILDSYRGQVDYIALGHIHARQEIDDWVYNPGSLENCHIDEAKEGREKGFYYVTVNGLEKKVEYIPASPRRVCILPIDITGSANPAEVREKIWQELRKAEVEKLDEPIVQIVLKGEIEFSSLAIDVAALTKEIREGTQSLYVEVQNHANLPAENMEGKDRSMMTRAEIERQVLKQLVGRQHPAYRHFADELVGLVIKVKEASLNGEPARELIAEIEKLACELPEEDLSADMVAAAGGIPAVEGGEGVEDSENQAAEH, encoded by the coding sequence TTGGCCAAGGTCAGTTTTATCCATGCCAGCGATATTCACCTGGGGCACCGACAGTTTAACCTGGAACAGCGTTTCCAGGATTTCGGATTGGCTTTCAAGCAGGTGGTGGATACGGCTCTGGCAAGGAAGGTCGATTTTGTACTCATTGGAGGAGATTTTTTCCACAAAAGGGCTATCGATGCCGAGACTCTCAGACAAGCCATGGAATTACTGACGCCGCTCAAAGAAGCAGGAATTCCTGTCGTTGCCATTGAGGGTAACCACGACAAGGCTTTTTACCAGGAAAAAAGTTCCTGGCTCAACCTTTTAAATGCACTTGGCTACATAAAACTGCTGAAACCGGTTTATCGGGACGGTAAAGTAGCCCTTGCTGGGTGGGACCGGGAAGAAGGCGGCTGTATTTTGGAGGAACAGGGGATTAGAATCATCGGCCTGGGTTATCTTGGAGCTACAACGGCTCAACGACTGGAAGAAATTGCCGGTGAACTTGCTTTTTGGGCCGGTGATAAGGGGGAGAAGCCTTTTACCGTCTTACTTTTGCATGCCGCAGTTGACAGGATGTTGGGTCAGGACCTGGGAGGAGTGAAAAAAGAAATTCTGGACAGCTACAGGGGGCAGGTGGACTATATTGCCCTCGGCCATATACATGCCCGCCAGGAAATTGACGACTGGGTCTATAACCCCGGTTCCCTGGAAAACTGTCATATTGATGAGGCCAAAGAGGGCCGGGAAAAGGGTTTTTATTATGTAACCGTAAACGGGTTGGAGAAAAAGGTAGAATATATCCCTGCTTCACCGCGGAGGGTATGTATTTTACCCATAGATATTACGGGTTCCGCCAATCCGGCAGAGGTGCGGGAAAAGATATGGCAGGAGCTCAGGAAGGCGGAAGTTGAAAAGCTTGACGAACCCATAGTTCAGATAGTCCTTAAGGGCGAAATCGAATTTTCTTCCCTGGCCATAGATGTAGCAGCTTTAACGAAAGAAATCAGGGAGGGAACGCAAAGCCTATATGTGGAGGTGCAAAACCACGCCAACCTGCCGGCTGAAAACATGGAAGGCAAGGACCGCAGTATGATGACCAGGGCGGAAATTGAGCGGCAGGTACTAAAACAACTGGTCGGCAGGCAGCATCCCGCATACCGGCACTTTGCCGATGAACTGGTCGGTCTTGTAATAAAGGTGAAAGAAGCATCGTTAAATGGGGAGCCGGCCCGGGAACTGATTGCCGAGATTGAAAAGCTGGCCTGCGAATTGCCGGAAGAGGACCTTTCTGCCGATATGGTTGCCGCGGCCGGGGGAATACCTGCCGTGGAAGGAGGGGAAGGCGTTGAAGATTCGGAAAATCAGGCTGCAGAACATTAA
- the addA gene encoding helicase-exonuclease AddAB subunit AddA yields MGGTKWTNEQITAITTRNCNLLVSAAAGAGKTAVLVERIIRRIVDPIDPVDVDRLLIVTFTKAAANEMRERIGLAIARELDNNPASLHLNRQATLLSRAFITTLHSFCLDVVRQYFYRLELDPAFRVADDAEAALMLMETLEDLFEELYSSGDEEFLALVDAYGGERDDSRLHQLILDVYRFAVSNPWPEYWLDKLEAAYKPDSISSFEQQPWVQILLQWAELQLSGCLVKLKEAEKLALRPGGPAAYLDNLRDDMVVVHDLLAAARSWDGLHRALQDLQFGKLKACRNKDIDETLKERTKKLREEAKKTIASLSRDLFARPLGEHVADLERTAPYVRTVAGLVRAFMERYREMKTARGLVDFSDLEHYCLKVLLDEKSTPQKPMPSPVALELREYFAEVLVDEYQDINAVQETILHLVSRQGEDAERPNLFMVGDVKQSIYRFRLAEPSLFMSKYLAYPRTAGEACRAVDLTKNFRSRREVIDAVNYIFRQIMTPRLGELIYDNKAELHCGALYADVPGGGPPAGGPVELHLLEKKVDIGAPGGEDNEQPDAIDAGDDASNTDDDLAELDATQREARLVARRIKELVSGTAERPGPQLQVFDKTTGGYHPVRYRDIVILMRATRGAANIFVEELRGAGIPVYADLDTGYFAATEIEIVMSLLKIIDNPRQDIPLAAVLRSPIVGLTAEELALVRLCAPSRNSRFYDAVQAAAADGPVPEPVKTRLQAFLTSLEQWRTMARQGSLAGLVWRLYNETGYYTYVGGMPGGMQRQANLRALYDRARQYEATAYRGLFRFLRFIERFQDLGNDLGTARALGENEDVVRIMSIHKSKGLEFPVVIVAGLGKQFNTVDLRQNVVLHKELGIGLPVMEPELPLTYPSLVQSAIRKKNQMEMLAEEMRVLYVALTRAREKLILIGSAAELEKCAAQWCQNMLHKEWPLPDVSLAGAKSFLDWICPAVARHREGQSIRDLAGCDEAPAGEPAEDRSLWSVRVWRPGECLVPQPEEPADYEELLEKVRKMEPVDITAGQTKVISEALSWKYPFALTVVKPSKAAVTEIKNSFAGMEMDEAHGSHPAGELAVLRKFNFIRPRFYQNKKGLTAAERGSAMHLVMQHLDFRGDLTEQGIARQLAHMQARELLTAEQAKAINPKDIAGFFNSEIGRRMLRADEIYRELPFTVTLPAEVIYSDLPAGCGEAVLVQGVIDCLLKEGDGFVLLDYKTDRLPVEKNSPPAGDVLQVLADKYRGQLNIYAMAVERILQKPVRAKYIYLFAVGKAVEIV; encoded by the coding sequence TTGGGTGGTACAAAATGGACCAATGAACAGATAACTGCTATTACCACGCGGAACTGCAACCTGTTGGTTTCGGCAGCGGCGGGGGCCGGAAAAACGGCCGTACTGGTAGAGAGAATCATCAGGCGGATAGTGGACCCGATAGACCCTGTTGATGTGGACCGCCTGTTGATAGTCACTTTCACTAAGGCGGCGGCCAATGAAATGCGGGAAAGAATAGGCCTGGCTATTGCGCGGGAATTAGACAACAACCCTGCATCGCTCCACCTGAACAGGCAGGCGACCCTGTTGAGCAGGGCCTTTATCACTACTCTCCATTCCTTTTGCCTGGATGTGGTAAGACAGTATTTTTACCGTTTGGAACTGGACCCTGCCTTCCGGGTCGCTGACGATGCAGAAGCGGCCCTCATGCTGATGGAAACGCTGGAAGACCTTTTCGAAGAACTCTACAGCAGCGGGGATGAAGAGTTTTTGGCTTTAGTGGATGCCTATGGGGGAGAACGGGATGACTCCAGGCTGCACCAGTTAATTTTGGATGTTTACAGGTTTGCTGTCAGCAACCCCTGGCCGGAATATTGGCTGGACAAACTGGAAGCTGCTTACAAACCCGATTCTATTAGTTCCTTCGAGCAACAGCCTTGGGTGCAGATTCTGCTGCAGTGGGCAGAACTCCAGCTTTCCGGGTGCCTGGTCAAACTCAAAGAGGCGGAAAAGCTGGCCCTCAGGCCCGGTGGGCCGGCGGCATATCTGGACAACCTGCGGGATGACATGGTGGTTGTCCACGACCTGCTGGCTGCCGCCCGTTCATGGGACGGTCTGCACCGGGCCTTACAGGATCTACAGTTTGGCAAGCTGAAGGCCTGCCGGAATAAGGACATCGACGAGACCCTTAAGGAAAGAACAAAGAAGCTGCGGGAAGAAGCAAAAAAGACTATTGCTTCCCTGAGCAGGGATTTGTTTGCCCGGCCGCTTGGCGAGCACGTGGCAGACCTGGAAAGGACCGCGCCTTATGTCAGAACCGTTGCCGGGCTGGTAAGAGCTTTTATGGAGCGGTACAGGGAGATGAAGACTGCCCGCGGGTTGGTAGATTTCTCTGATTTGGAACACTACTGTCTAAAGGTATTGCTGGACGAAAAATCAACGCCCCAGAAGCCAATGCCATCCCCAGTTGCTCTTGAGCTCAGGGAATACTTTGCGGAAGTGCTGGTGGACGAGTACCAGGACATAAATGCCGTTCAGGAAACCATTTTGCACCTGGTATCAAGGCAGGGCGAAGACGCCGAAAGGCCAAACCTGTTCATGGTGGGAGATGTCAAGCAAAGTATATACCGTTTCCGTTTGGCGGAACCTTCCCTGTTTATGAGCAAGTACCTGGCTTATCCCCGTACGGCGGGAGAGGCCTGCCGGGCTGTCGACCTGACCAAAAACTTCCGCAGCCGCCGGGAAGTGATTGACGCGGTAAACTATATTTTCCGCCAGATCATGACACCGCGGCTGGGAGAACTGATATATGATAATAAAGCTGAATTGCATTGTGGCGCTCTTTATGCCGATGTCCCCGGAGGGGGACCCCCTGCCGGAGGCCCGGTGGAACTCCATTTATTGGAGAAGAAGGTGGATATAGGCGCGCCCGGCGGCGAAGATAATGAACAACCGGATGCGATCGATGCGGGGGATGATGCGAGTAATACCGATGATGACCTGGCAGAACTGGATGCTACCCAACGGGAAGCCCGCCTGGTTGCCAGAAGGATTAAAGAACTGGTTAGCGGTACAGCGGAAAGGCCTGGGCCCCAGCTCCAGGTTTTTGATAAAACCACAGGCGGTTATCACCCTGTCAGGTACCGGGATATTGTCATTCTTATGAGGGCCACCCGGGGAGCCGCCAATATATTTGTGGAAGAGCTGCGGGGCGCCGGTATACCTGTTTATGCGGACCTGGATACGGGGTACTTTGCTGCTACTGAAATTGAAATTGTCATGTCCCTGTTAAAGATAATAGATAACCCCCGCCAGGATATACCGCTGGCTGCTGTGCTGAGGTCGCCTATTGTAGGTCTTACCGCGGAAGAATTGGCCCTTGTCCGGCTCTGCGCCCCTTCCCGAAACAGCCGGTTTTATGATGCTGTACAGGCTGCGGCAGCAGACGGCCCTGTGCCTGAACCTGTCAAAACTAGGTTGCAGGCCTTTCTAACCTCCCTCGAGCAGTGGCGTACCATGGCCCGGCAGGGTTCACTGGCAGGGTTGGTCTGGCGCCTGTACAATGAAACCGGTTATTACACCTACGTTGGCGGAATGCCAGGCGGCATGCAGCGGCAGGCCAACTTGCGGGCCTTATATGACCGGGCGCGGCAATATGAGGCCACTGCCTACCGGGGCCTGTTTCGTTTCCTGCGATTTATCGAGCGGTTTCAGGACCTGGGTAACGATTTGGGAACAGCCAGGGCATTGGGTGAAAACGAAGATGTGGTAAGGATAATGAGTATCCACAAGAGCAAAGGCCTGGAGTTTCCTGTGGTTATTGTGGCCGGCCTGGGCAAGCAGTTTAATACCGTTGACCTGAGGCAAAATGTGGTCCTGCATAAAGAACTGGGCATCGGGCTGCCTGTCATGGAGCCGGAGTTGCCTCTTACCTATCCGTCACTGGTACAGTCCGCCATCAGGAAAAAGAACCAGATGGAAATGCTGGCGGAAGAAATGCGCGTTTTGTATGTGGCTCTCACCAGGGCCAGGGAGAAGCTGATTCTGATTGGGTCAGCGGCGGAACTGGAAAAATGTGCGGCCCAATGGTGCCAAAATATGCTACATAAGGAGTGGCCTCTCCCCGATGTTAGCCTGGCAGGCGCTAAGAGTTTTCTGGACTGGATCTGCCCTGCCGTGGCCCGGCACAGGGAAGGACAGTCCATCAGGGACCTGGCCGGGTGTGATGAGGCGCCTGCAGGAGAGCCGGCGGAAGACAGGTCCCTTTGGAGTGTGCGTGTTTGGCGGCCGGGAGAATGTCTTGTACCACAGCCTGAAGAGCCCGCCGATTACGAAGAACTGTTGGAAAAGGTCAGGAAAATGGAACCCGTGGATATTACCGCCGGGCAGACAAAGGTTATCAGCGAAGCCCTGAGCTGGAAGTATCCTTTTGCTCTTACCGTGGTTAAACCTTCCAAGGCGGCTGTAACAGAAATAAAAAACTCTTTCGCAGGGATGGAGATGGATGAAGCGCACGGCAGCCATCCTGCCGGGGAATTAGCAGTTTTGCGCAAATTTAATTTCATCAGGCCCAGGTTTTATCAAAATAAGAAGGGTCTGACGGCCGCCGAACGGGGTTCGGCTATGCATCTGGTGATGCAGCATTTAGACTTCAGGGGGGATTTGACAGAACAAGGCATTGCCCGACAACTGGCCCACATGCAGGCCAGGGAATTGCTTACCGCGGAGCAGGCCAAGGCGATCAACCCAAAAGATATAGCGGGTTTCTTTAATTCGGAAATCGGGCGCCGCATGTTACGGGCGGACGAAATATACCGGGAACTTCCCTTTACTGTCACACTGCCGGCAGAAGTTATCTACAGCGACCTGCCTGCCGGTTGTGGGGAAGCGGTACTGGTGCAGGGGGTTATTGACTGCCTGCTGAAAGAGGGCGACGGTTTTGTTTTACTGGATTATAAAACAGACCGGCTCCCGGTGGAGAAAAACAGCCCCCCTGCGGGAGATGTCCTTCAGGTATTGGCTGATAAGTACAGGGGCCAGTTAAATATTTATGCCATGGCTGTTGAGCGTATATTGCAAAAACCGGTTCGGGCCAAATACATATATCTGTTTGCGGTGGGAAAGGCAGTAGAAATTGTTTGA
- a CDS encoding AAA family ATPase translates to MKIRKIRLQNIKSYVDQEITFNEGVNFISGINGAGKSTIIEAIGFALFDHHPGTIGEFLRYGTKTGTITVEFCGIDEREYRVVRKLGTSSLWTVFDLESGGELDLHGTRDVKNWLKEAMGIDQDMELEHLFRDIVGVPQGTFVAPFLETPSLRKKKFDAILKVEQYRDAYLNTRAAAKLLDERMREQEKDLAVLAAEVQDYDAVKAQVQSVTTTIRELEETLQQLEGEVQNRAQKVTELERLKERLEKTEASLQALAATIEGLEQREKDLRENLAQAAQAYRVVRNAAPGYKAYLELQEKAKLLEKQKREKEGLEQEVNRLKQTMAALQAAIGAKEKEAAARAADLQAEEKELNNRLAENAALLAKAKEKYQRIMAGQEALLRWRQSEEKLAGACAGLQDIYREINAKGQLLEGSLVQEEAAILERLEELTPLEAVAEQLEAREKELNRSREEWAKLKERLHSLQKDSQQAADGLCPFLKSPCQNVAGDLRGFFARQIAEVQKELDSLKETGLRLADEVKEAKAAREKVLVLRAEKKRLQQIQQQKEAMTGEIAQLTLRFRRPDFAELLDELRKTGDLPSDELEKCCNLWNREWQDERDLDTVLAAVEAVLEQSGTRRAAKEKDFNERLQEASNTLTRYSTEKENIIRALDQVQAKKKLLADDLAALEQEKKKLSDMEARVGETAGKAAAFKGVEEALENTRTAQEQRRRDYELYMENRATAAKKDSLERELQKLSGEIANKKDQYIRLQEEKQQLVKSFNPTAYNLEKAELDMIKQKHIAQNQILQERKNDLQEAIERLGSLEKKLAAIKKLEEDMRRTRKTQRLLEAIRGILNNAGAPIAKVYLENLSQEANEIYRQISSENAMLEWRSDYDICLTDNFQGRERVRIFKQFSGGEQMTAALAVRLALLKQQSQVRIGFFDEPTANLDTDRRLNLADTIPRVTGDFDQLFIISHDDTFDSMTDNIIQIKKDTEAGSMLE, encoded by the coding sequence TTGAAGATTCGGAAAATCAGGCTGCAGAACATTAAGAGTTACGTGGACCAGGAGATAACCTTTAACGAAGGAGTGAACTTCATTTCCGGGATTAACGGGGCAGGTAAATCTACCATTATTGAGGCTATCGGGTTCGCTCTTTTTGACCACCACCCGGGGACAATCGGCGAATTCCTCCGCTACGGGACGAAAACGGGGACAATAACGGTGGAATTCTGCGGCATTGATGAGCGCGAATACAGGGTGGTCCGTAAACTGGGTACCAGTTCCCTCTGGACCGTGTTCGATCTGGAAAGTGGCGGCGAACTTGATCTCCACGGAACCAGGGATGTGAAAAACTGGCTGAAGGAGGCCATGGGAATTGACCAGGACATGGAACTGGAGCACCTGTTCCGGGATATAGTAGGGGTCCCCCAGGGCACCTTTGTGGCACCTTTCCTGGAAACTCCGTCTTTAAGAAAAAAGAAGTTTGATGCCATTCTGAAGGTGGAGCAGTACAGGGACGCTTACTTGAACACGCGGGCGGCCGCAAAGTTGCTGGATGAGCGGATGCGCGAGCAGGAAAAGGACCTGGCTGTCCTTGCTGCTGAAGTGCAGGATTATGATGCAGTCAAAGCCCAGGTCCAATCGGTGACGACAACAATCAGGGAGTTGGAGGAGACACTGCAACAGTTGGAAGGTGAAGTACAAAACCGGGCTCAAAAAGTAACGGAACTGGAACGGTTAAAGGAGAGGCTGGAGAAAACGGAGGCGAGTTTGCAGGCCCTGGCGGCGACCATTGAAGGGCTGGAACAGCGGGAAAAGGACCTGAGGGAAAATCTGGCGCAGGCTGCCCAGGCCTACCGGGTCGTCCGGAATGCAGCGCCGGGCTACAAGGCTTACCTGGAACTGCAGGAAAAGGCTAAGCTGCTGGAAAAGCAGAAGCGGGAAAAGGAAGGGCTGGAACAGGAAGTTAACAGGTTGAAGCAGACCATGGCTGCGCTGCAGGCAGCTATTGGGGCCAAAGAGAAAGAGGCGGCCGCCCGGGCCGCAGATTTGCAGGCCGAAGAGAAAGAGCTTAATAACCGGTTGGCGGAGAACGCCGCTCTACTGGCCAAAGCAAAGGAAAAATATCAAAGGATAATGGCGGGTCAGGAGGCGCTTCTGCGTTGGCGACAAAGCGAAGAGAAGCTGGCCGGGGCCTGTGCCGGCCTGCAGGATATTTACCGTGAAATAAACGCCAAAGGCCAACTGCTGGAGGGGAGCCTGGTCCAGGAGGAAGCCGCCATATTGGAGCGGTTGGAAGAGCTAACTCCTTTGGAGGCGGTCGCCGAACAACTGGAAGCCCGGGAAAAGGAACTAAACCGGTCCCGGGAAGAATGGGCTAAGCTTAAAGAAAGACTCCACAGTCTGCAGAAAGACAGCCAGCAGGCCGCTGACGGTTTGTGTCCGTTTTTAAAGAGCCCCTGCCAGAATGTAGCGGGTGACCTGAGAGGTTTTTTTGCCAGGCAGATTGCGGAAGTGCAGAAAGAACTTGATTCCTTAAAGGAGACCGGCCTCCGACTGGCCGATGAAGTTAAGGAAGCCAAAGCGGCCAGGGAAAAAGTACTGGTCCTACGCGCTGAGAAAAAAAGGTTGCAACAGATACAACAGCAGAAAGAGGCAATGACTGGAGAAATTGCCCAGTTGACACTCCGTTTTCGCCGGCCGGATTTTGCCGAATTGTTGGATGAATTGCGGAAGACCGGAGATTTGCCGTCAGATGAATTGGAAAAGTGCTGTAATCTTTGGAACAGGGAATGGCAGGACGAAAGGGACTTGGACACTGTGTTGGCTGCTGTTGAAGCTGTTTTAGAGCAGTCTGGGACACGGCGGGCAGCTAAGGAAAAGGATTTTAACGAGAGGCTGCAGGAGGCTTCCAATACTCTCACCCGGTATTCCACGGAAAAGGAAAACATTATCCGGGCCCTTGACCAGGTACAGGCCAAAAAGAAACTGTTGGCAGACGACCTGGCTGCCCTGGAACAAGAGAAGAAAAAATTGTCAGATATGGAAGCTCGGGTTGGGGAGACAGCCGGGAAAGCCGCCGCATTCAAGGGGGTGGAGGAGGCCCTGGAAAATACCCGGACGGCCCAGGAACAGCGCCGCCGGGATTATGAACTGTACATGGAAAACCGGGCGACAGCCGCCAAAAAAGACAGCCTGGAGCGGGAACTGCAAAAATTATCCGGTGAAATAGCGAACAAGAAGGACCAATACATTAGGCTACAGGAAGAAAAACAACAGCTTGTCAAAAGTTTTAACCCTACAGCCTATAATTTGGAAAAAGCTGAGTTGGACATGATAAAGCAGAAACATATTGCCCAGAACCAGATATTGCAGGAACGCAAAAATGACCTGCAGGAAGCAATCGAAAGGCTGGGTAGCCTGGAGAAAAAACTGGCCGCTATAAAGAAGCTGGAGGAAGACATGCGCCGGACACGCAAAACCCAACGGCTTCTGGAGGCCATTCGCGGTATCCTGAATAACGCCGGTGCGCCAATAGCCAAAGTTTACCTGGAAAACTTGTCCCAGGAAGCCAACGAAATTTACCGGCAGATTTCTTCCGAAAACGCCATGCTCGAATGGCGGAGTGATTACGACATCTGTTTGACGGACAACTTCCAGGGCAGGGAACGGGTGCGCATTTTTAAGCAGTTTTCCGGCGGGGAACAGATGACGGCTGCGCTGGCAGTAAGGTTAGCGCTACTCAAACAGCAGTCGCAGGTGCGGATAGGTTTCTTTGATGAGCCGACGGCCAACCTGGATACCGACCGGCGGTTGAACCTGGCCGATACCATTCCCAGGGTCACAGGAGATTTTGACCAGTTGTTTATTATCAGTCACGATGATACCTTTGATTCCATGACCGATAACATCATCCAGATAAAAAAAGACACTGAAGCGGGATCAATGTTGGAATAG